Proteins from a single region of Pseudomonas ekonensis:
- the nuoM gene encoding NADH-quinone oxidoreductase subunit M — protein sequence MILPWLILIPFIGGLLCWLGERFGATLPRWIALITMSLLLALGLWLWAHGDYSFAPKPGADPTWALEFKHVWIQRFGINVHLALDGLSLLMILLTGLLGVLSVLCSWKEIQRHVGFFHLNLMWILGGVVGVFLALDLFMFFFFWEMMLVPMYFLIALWGHSSSDGKKTRIYAATKFFIFTQASGLIMLVAILGLVLVNYNSTGVISFNYADLLKTKMSATTEYVLMLGFFIAFAVKLPVVPFHSWLPDAHAQAPTAGSVDLAGILLKTAAYGLLRFALPLFPNASAEFAPIAMTLGLIGIFYGAFLAFAQTDIKRLIAFSSVSHMGFVLIGIYSGSQLALQGAVIQMLAHGLSAAALFILSGQLYERLHTRDMREMGGLWSRIAYLPAISLFFAAASLGLPGTGNFVGEFLILIGTFASAPWITAIATSGLVFGSVYSLIMIHRAYFGPSKSDSILHGMDGRELIMVLGLAVLLIYLGVYPQPFLDTSAATMHGVQQWLGTAFTQLASAR from the coding sequence ATGATTCTGCCTTGGCTAATCCTGATCCCCTTCATCGGCGGCCTGCTGTGCTGGCTGGGTGAGCGCTTCGGCGCCACCCTCCCCCGCTGGATTGCGCTGATCACCATGTCCCTGCTGCTCGCCCTCGGCCTCTGGCTGTGGGCCCACGGCGACTATTCGTTTGCACCCAAACCCGGTGCCGACCCAACCTGGGCGCTTGAGTTCAAGCATGTCTGGATCCAGCGCTTCGGCATCAACGTGCACCTGGCCCTCGACGGCCTGTCGCTGCTGATGATCCTGCTGACCGGCCTGCTGGGCGTCCTCTCGGTGCTCTGCTCGTGGAAAGAGATCCAGCGTCACGTCGGTTTCTTCCACCTGAACCTGATGTGGATCCTGGGCGGTGTCGTCGGCGTGTTCCTGGCCCTCGACCTGTTCATGTTCTTCTTCTTCTGGGAAATGATGCTGGTGCCGATGTACTTCCTCATCGCGCTCTGGGGTCACAGCTCCTCGGACGGCAAGAAGACCCGGATCTACGCCGCGACCAAGTTCTTCATCTTCACTCAGGCTTCCGGCCTGATCATGCTGGTGGCGATCCTCGGTCTGGTGCTGGTGAACTACAACAGCACCGGCGTGATCAGCTTCAACTACGCTGACCTGCTGAAAACCAAGATGTCGGCCACCACCGAGTACGTGCTGATGCTGGGCTTCTTCATCGCCTTCGCGGTGAAGCTGCCGGTCGTGCCGTTCCACTCCTGGCTGCCTGACGCCCACGCCCAGGCGCCGACCGCCGGTTCCGTCGACCTCGCCGGTATCCTGCTGAAGACCGCTGCCTACGGCCTGCTGCGCTTCGCCCTGCCGCTGTTCCCGAACGCCTCGGCCGAGTTCGCGCCGATCGCCATGACCCTCGGTCTGATCGGGATCTTCTACGGTGCGTTCCTGGCGTTCGCGCAAACCGACATCAAGCGTCTGATCGCCTTCTCGTCCGTTTCCCACATGGGCTTCGTCCTGATCGGCATCTACTCCGGCAGCCAACTGGCCCTGCAGGGCGCCGTGATCCAGATGCTGGCCCACGGCCTGTCGGCGGCGGCGCTGTTTATCCTCAGCGGTCAGCTGTACGAGCGCCTGCACACCCGTGACATGCGCGAGATGGGCGGCCTGTGGTCGCGCATCGCGTACCTGCCGGCGATCAGCCTGTTCTTCGCAGCGGCCTCCCTGGGCCTGCCGGGCACCGGCAACTTCGTCGGCGAGTTCCTGATCCTGATCGGCACCTTCGCCAGCGCACCTTGGATCACCGCGATCGCCACCTCCGGCCTGGTGTTCGGTTCGGTCTACTCGCTGATCATGATCCACCGCGCCTACTTCGGCCCGTCCAAGTCGGACTCGATCCTGCACGGCATGGACGGTCGCGAACTGATCATGGTGCTGGGCCTTGCGGTGCTGCTGATCTACCTCGGCGTGTACCCGCAGCCGTTCCTCGACACCTCTGCCGCCACCATGCATGGCGTGCAGCAGTGGCTCGGCACCGCCTTCACTCAACTCGCTTCGGCCCGGTAA
- the nuoL gene encoding NADH-quinone oxidoreductase subunit L, whose product MNLLFLTFVFPLIGFLLLSFSRGRLSENLSALIGVGSIGLSAIVAAYVIWQFNVAPPEGGVYTQVLWRWMSVESFQPNFTLYLDGLSVTMLGVVVGVGFLIHLFASWYMRGEAGYSRFFSYTNLFIASMLFLVLGDNLLFIYFGWEGVGLCSYLLIGFYYSNRNNGNAALKAFIVTRIGDVFMAIGLFILFQQLGTLNVQELLVKAPEHFKAGDFWIVLATLMLLGGAVGKSAQLPLQTWLADAMAGPTPVSALIHAATMVTAGVYLIARTHGLFALAPDILHLVGIVGGVTLVLAGFAALVQTDIKRILAYSTMSQIGYMFLALGVGAWEGAIFHLMTHAFFKALLFLASGAVIVACHHEQNIFKMGGLWKKLPLAYASFIVGGAALAALPLVTAGFYSKDEILWEAFASGHEGLLYAGLVGAFMTSLYTFRLIFIAFHGEAKTEAHAGHGISHWLPLSVLIVLSTFVGAMIVPPLHGVLPESVGHAGGEAKHSLEIASGAIALAGILLAALLFLGKRRFVTAVANSGIGRLLSAWWFAAWGFDWIYDKLFVKPYLAISHALRKDPLDQTIGLIPRMAKGGHTALSRTETGQLRWYAASMAAGAVLVIGAVVLVAV is encoded by the coding sequence ATGAACCTACTCTTTCTGACTTTCGTATTTCCCCTGATCGGGTTCCTGCTGCTGTCGTTCTCCCGCGGGCGCCTTTCGGAAAACCTGTCGGCGCTGATCGGCGTCGGCTCCATCGGCCTGTCCGCCATCGTCGCGGCCTACGTGATCTGGCAGTTCAACGTCGCACCGCCGGAAGGCGGCGTGTACACCCAGGTGCTGTGGCGCTGGATGTCGGTGGAAAGCTTCCAGCCGAACTTCACCCTGTACCTGGACGGCCTGTCCGTGACCATGCTGGGCGTGGTGGTCGGCGTGGGTTTCCTGATCCACCTGTTCGCCTCCTGGTACATGCGCGGTGAAGCGGGCTACTCGCGCTTCTTCTCCTACACCAACCTGTTCATCGCCAGCATGCTGTTCCTGGTGCTGGGCGACAACCTGCTGTTCATCTACTTCGGTTGGGAAGGCGTGGGCCTGTGCTCGTACCTGTTGATCGGTTTCTACTACAGCAACCGCAACAACGGCAACGCAGCCCTGAAAGCGTTCATCGTCACCCGCATCGGCGACGTGTTCATGGCCATCGGCCTGTTCATCCTGTTCCAGCAGTTGGGCACGCTGAACGTCCAGGAACTGCTGGTGAAGGCGCCTGAGCACTTCAAGGCCGGCGACTTCTGGATCGTCCTGGCGACCCTGATGCTGCTGGGCGGCGCGGTCGGCAAATCGGCCCAGCTGCCGCTGCAGACCTGGCTCGCGGACGCGATGGCCGGCCCGACCCCGGTCTCGGCACTGATCCACGCTGCAACGATGGTTACTGCGGGTGTCTACCTGATCGCCCGTACCCACGGCCTGTTCGCCCTGGCGCCGGACATCCTGCACCTGGTCGGCATCGTCGGCGGCGTGACCCTGGTTCTGGCCGGTTTCGCGGCCCTGGTGCAGACCGACATCAAGCGCATCCTCGCCTACTCGACCATGAGCCAGATCGGCTACATGTTCCTGGCCCTGGGCGTGGGCGCGTGGGAAGGCGCGATCTTCCACCTGATGACCCACGCGTTCTTCAAGGCCCTGCTGTTCCTCGCCTCCGGTGCGGTGATCGTCGCCTGCCACCACGAGCAGAACATCTTCAAGATGGGCGGCCTGTGGAAGAAACTGCCGCTGGCCTACGCCAGCTTCATCGTCGGCGGCGCGGCCCTGGCCGCCCTGCCGCTGGTGACCGCAGGCTTCTACTCCAAGGACGAGATCCTCTGGGAAGCGTTCGCCAGCGGCCACGAAGGCCTGCTGTACGCCGGCCTGGTCGGTGCGTTCATGACCTCGCTGTACACCTTCCGCCTGATCTTCATCGCGTTCCACGGTGAAGCCAAGACCGAAGCCCACGCCGGCCACGGCATCTCCCACTGGCTGCCGCTGTCGGTGCTGATCGTGCTGTCGACCTTCGTCGGCGCCATGATCGTTCCACCGCTGCACGGTGTGCTGCCTGAGAGCGTCGGCCACGCCGGCGGCGAAGCCAAGCACAGCCTGGAAATCGCTTCGGGCGCCATCGCCCTGGCCGGTATCCTGCTGGCGGCCCTGCTGTTCCTGGGCAAGCGCCGCTTCGTGACCGCCGTCGCCAACAGCGGCATCGGCCGTCTGCTGTCGGCCTGGTGGTTTGCCGCCTGGGGCTTCGACTGGATCTACGACAAACTGTTCGTCAAGCCGTACCTTGCGATCAGCCATGCACTGCGCAAAGACCCGCTCGACCAGACCATCGGTCTGATCCCGCGCATGGCCAAGGGCGGCCACACCGCCCTGAGCCGTACCGAGACCGGTCAACTGCGTTGGTACGCCGCCTCGATGGCAGCCGGTGCCGTGTTGGTCATCGGTGCTGTCGTGCTGGTAGCGGTCTGA
- the nuoK gene encoding NADH-quinone oxidoreductase subunit NuoK gives MPAIPLEHGLAVAGILFCLGLVGLMVRRNILFVLMSLEVMMNASALAFIVAGARWAQPDGQIMFILVISLAAAEASIGLAILLQLYRRFHTLDIDAASEMRG, from the coding sequence ATGCCTGCTATCCCTCTCGAACACGGTCTGGCGGTCGCCGGCATCCTGTTCTGCCTCGGCCTCGTCGGCCTGATGGTCCGCCGCAACATTCTGTTCGTATTGATGAGCCTGGAAGTGATGATGAACGCCTCTGCCCTGGCGTTCATCGTGGCGGGCGCCCGTTGGGCGCAGCCGGATGGACAGATCATGTTCATCCTGGTGATCAGCCTTGCCGCCGCCGAGGCCAGCATCGGCCTGGCGATCCTGCTGCAGCTGTATCGCCGCTTCCACACGCTCGATATCGACGCTGCCAGTGAGATGCGCGGATGA
- the nuoJ gene encoding NADH-quinone oxidoreductase subunit J, producing the protein MEFAFYFASGIAVVSTLRVVTNTNPVHALLYLIISLIAVAMTFFALGAPFAGVLEVIAYAGAIMVLFVFVVMMLNLGPASVQQERAWLRPGIWAGPVILAALLLAELLYVLFAHQSGQAIGQTTVDAKAVGVSLFGPYLLVVELASMLLLAAAVTAFHVGRNEAKE; encoded by the coding sequence ATGGAATTCGCTTTCTATTTCGCATCGGGTATCGCGGTTGTCTCCACGCTTCGCGTGGTCACCAACACCAACCCTGTGCACGCCCTGCTCTACCTGATCATTTCGCTGATCGCCGTGGCCATGACGTTCTTCGCCCTCGGCGCGCCGTTCGCCGGCGTGCTGGAAGTGATCGCCTACGCCGGCGCCATCATGGTGCTGTTCGTGTTCGTGGTGATGATGCTGAACCTGGGCCCGGCCTCGGTTCAGCAGGAACGTGCCTGGCTGCGGCCCGGCATCTGGGCGGGGCCGGTGATCCTCGCCGCGCTGCTGCTGGCCGAACTGCTGTATGTCCTGTTCGCTCACCAGAGCGGCCAGGCCATCGGCCAAACCACCGTGGACGCGAAAGCCGTGGGCGTCAGCCTGTTCGGCCCGTACCTGCTGGTGGTCGAACTCGCCTCGATGCTGCTGCTCGCCGCAGCCGTCACGGCGTTCCACGTGGGCCGCAACGAGGCGAAGGAGTAA
- the nuoI gene encoding NADH-quinone oxidoreductase subunit NuoI — protein MFKYIGDIIKGTGTQLRSLVMIFGHGFRKRDTLQYPEEPVYLPPRYRGRIVLTRDPDGQERCVACNLCAVACPVGCISLQKAETEDGRWYPDFFRINFSRCIFCGLCEEACPTTAIQLTPDFEMAEFKRQDLVYEKEDLLISGPGKNPDYNFYRVAGMAVAGKPKGAAQNEAEPINVKSLLP, from the coding sequence ATGTTCAAATATATTGGCGACATCATTAAGGGTACCGGTACCCAGTTGCGCAGCCTGGTCATGATCTTCGGTCATGGCTTCCGCAAGCGCGACACCCTGCAATACCCGGAAGAGCCGGTCTACCTGCCGCCGCGCTACCGTGGCCGCATCGTGCTGACCCGCGACCCCGACGGCCAGGAGCGCTGCGTGGCGTGCAACCTGTGCGCCGTGGCCTGCCCGGTCGGTTGCATCTCGCTGCAGAAAGCCGAAACGGAAGACGGTCGCTGGTACCCGGACTTCTTCCGCATCAACTTCTCGCGCTGCATCTTCTGCGGCCTCTGCGAGGAAGCCTGCCCGACCACCGCGATCCAGCTGACCCCGGATTTCGAGATGGCCGAGTTCAAACGTCAGGACCTGGTGTACGAGAAAGAAGACCTTCTGATCTCCGGCCCCGGCAAAAACCCTGATTACAACTTCTATCGTGTTGCAGGTATGGCCGTTGCGGGCAAGCCGAAAGGCGCCGCACAGAACGAAGCCGAGCCGATCAACGTGAAGAGCTTGCTGCCTTAA
- the nuoH gene encoding NADH-quinone oxidoreductase subunit NuoH codes for MTWFTPEVIDVILTVIKAVVVLLAVVVCGALLSFVERRLLGWWQDRYGPNRVGPFGMFQIAADMLKMFFKEDWTPPFADKVIFTLAPVVAMSALLIAFAIIPITPTWGVADLNIGLLFFFAMAGLSVYAVLFAGWSSNNKFALLGSLRASAQTVSYEVFMGLALMGIVVQVGSFNMRDIVEYQAQNLWFIIPQFFGFCTFFIAGVAVTHRHPFDQPEAEQELADGYHIEYAGMKWGMFFVGEYIGIILISALLVTLFFGGWHGPFGILPQLSFVWFALKTAFFIMLFILLRASIPRPRYDQVMDFSWKFCLPLTLINLLVTAAIVLWNTPAVAVQ; via the coding sequence ATGACCTGGTTCACCCCTGAAGTGATCGATGTGATCCTGACGGTCATCAAAGCGGTCGTCGTCCTGCTGGCCGTGGTGGTCTGCGGGGCGCTGCTCAGCTTCGTCGAGCGTCGCCTGCTGGGCTGGTGGCAGGACCGTTACGGTCCGAACCGCGTCGGCCCGTTCGGCATGTTCCAGATCGCCGCCGATATGCTGAAGATGTTCTTCAAGGAAGACTGGACGCCGCCGTTCGCCGACAAGGTGATCTTCACCCTGGCGCCGGTGGTGGCCATGAGCGCCCTGCTGATCGCCTTCGCGATCATCCCGATCACCCCGACCTGGGGCGTGGCGGACCTGAACATCGGCCTGCTGTTCTTCTTCGCCATGGCCGGTCTGTCGGTGTACGCGGTGCTGTTCGCCGGCTGGTCGAGCAACAACAAGTTCGCCCTCCTGGGCAGCTTGCGCGCCTCGGCCCAGACCGTGTCCTACGAAGTGTTCATGGGCCTGGCCCTGATGGGCATCGTGGTGCAGGTCGGCTCGTTCAACATGCGCGACATCGTCGAGTACCAGGCGCAGAACCTGTGGTTCATCATTCCGCAGTTCTTCGGCTTCTGCACCTTCTTCATCGCTGGCGTGGCCGTGACTCACCGTCACCCGTTCGACCAGCCGGAAGCGGAACAGGAACTGGCCGACGGCTACCACATCGAATACGCCGGCATGAAATGGGGCATGTTCTTCGTCGGTGAGTACATCGGCATCATCCTGATCTCGGCGCTGCTGGTCACGCTGTTCTTCGGCGGCTGGCACGGCCCGTTCGGCATCCTGCCGCAACTGTCCTTCGTCTGGTTCGCACTCAAGACCGCGTTCTTCATCATGCTGTTCATTCTGCTGCGCGCCTCGATCCCGCGCCCGCGCTATGACCAGGTGATGGACTTCAGCTGGAAATTCTGCCTGCCACTGACCCTGATCAATTTGCTGGTGACCGCTGCAATCGTGTTGTGGAACACGCCTGCAGTCGCGGTTCAGTGA